ATTTGGATCAGCGGAGCGCCTACTAGAAACCCTTGGTGTGCGCCCTGGCGCTGTCACGCCATTGGCAATGGTCAACGGGGTCAACCAGGATGTTCACTTCTATATGGACAAGGCTGCGCAGCAGGCAGAGGTGATTTACATGCATCCTTTGGTGAATGATCGCACCGTCGCTCTGACGCGACAGGCATTTCTGGACGTGATGAACCGATTGAGCGTGACGATCATCTGGGTCTGAAGTGGCAGGCCATCCCGTGATCACTGCGCAATTTTGAACCTTTCTCTGGCTAGGGTCCGTGGAATGTGCATGGTTGCAGTAAGTGAGACGCAGATAAGAGGTGATCATGGACAACTGGGACGAGGTACGTACCGCCTATCAGGTGGCCCGGATGGGAACCGTGAGCGGCGCCGCCGAGGTGCTGGGTGTCCATCACGCGACGGTTATCCGTCACGTCGATGCAATCGAGTCACGCCTCGGCGTCAAGCTGTTCCAGCGCCATGCCCGCGGTTACACCCCGACAGAGGCCGGTCAGGATCTGCTACGGGTTGCGCAGGCCACGGATGATCAGTTCGGCCAGCTGGTTGGCCGTCTGAAGGGGCATGGAGATGCGGTATCCGGCGAATTGGTCGTGACCTCGTTATCCTCGATGTCGACACTGCTGGTGCCTGCGCTCACTGAATTTCAGCGTCGGCACCCCGAGTTGGTGATCCGTTTCCTGACCGGTAGCCGCCTGTTTCGACTGGAATACGGGGAGGCACATGTCGCGATCCGTGCCGGATCTCCGCCGGAACAGCCAGACAATGTGGTTCAGCCCTTTATGCGGCAACAGCACGGGCTTTACGCCAGTGCCTCATATCTTGAACGGTTCGGTCCTCTGAAGGGGCTGGACGATATGGCCAACCACCGGTTCATCTGTAATGACGACATAGATAGCCGGGCGCCCTATTCCCGCTGGCTGCGTGCCCATGCGCCCGAGAGTGCGTTGTCGTTTCGCTGTGTGAACGCGGTCTCTATGCAGGAGGCTCTGCTGGCCGGAGCGGGGATTGGTTTCCTGACCCGCTGGGAGGCGGCGCGGCATCCCGGGCTTACCCAGATAATGGAGCCGCTTCCGGAGTGGGCAGGGGAGTTGTGGCTTGTCACCCATGTTGATCTGCACCGCACGACCAAGGTGCAGAGCTTTCTCAGTTTCCTCAAAGCAGAAGCCAAGGCCTGGACCGCATGACACCGAGCTATCGCGGTCATCTTGCAATGCTGGTGTTCTCAGCCCTGGTGGCCGGATCGTTTTCACTTGGCGCGATGGTGGCCAATGACATTACTCCCATGGCCCTCAATGCCATTCGGTTTGTGATTGCTGCGGTGGTGATCGGCATTGCGGCACAGTTCACCCATGGCCTGCGCCGTAAAGATTTTGAGGCGCCTTGGCGCTTCCTCCTGCTGGGTGGCCTGTTTGCCATCTATTTTGTGCTGATGTTTTACGGGTTGCAAACTGCCGCCCCAGTGAGTGCGGCTGCAGTATTCACACTGACACCGGTTTTGAGTGGGGTTTTCGGCTGGATCCTACTGCGCCAGGTCACAACCTGGCGGATGGCTCTGGCGTTGGCGATTGGTGCTATGGGGGCGATCTGGGTGATCTTTCGGGGTGACCCGACGGCCATCTGGGCCTTTGAGATTGGCCGTGGAGAGATGATATATTTTTGGGGATGTGTGGCCCACGCCGCCTATACGCCGATGGTGCGCTTGCTGAACCGGGGGGAACCTGCGGTGGTGTTTACCTTCGGGATGCTGGTAGCGGGTGCGATGATCCTGTTGGTGGTCGGCTGGGGCGACATTCGCGCCACGCATTGGACCGAATTGTCACCGCTTGTCTGGGTGGTCCTGTTCTATGTCGCGCTGATCGCCAGTGCGGCGACCTTTGTTCTGCTGCAATATGCAACGCTTCATCTGCCCTCGGCCAAGGTCATGGCCTATACCTACCTCACGCCAAGCTGGGTCATCTTGTGGGAAATTGCGCTGGGCCGCCCGGCACCTAGTGGCATCGTAGCGCTGGGCGTGGTTTGCACCATTTGGGCGCTTTGGCTGTTGTTGCGGGAGGGGCGCAGCATCGTGCCGGAGACCCAGTCTGGCTAATTCGCCTCACTCGGAGGAGGGATCTGTTGTCGGGCTGTCGAGCTCGATTTCAAGGAAACGCTCAAATGCGTCCAGATTGACCGGCTCGAACTGACCAAAACCCTGCATCCAGACAGAGGCCGACCGCATGGCGTCTGGCTGCAATTTGCACCATTTCACGCGGCCACGTTTTTCCTGCGCAATGAGTCCTGCTCGTGTCAGGATCATCAGGTGTTTGGAGATCGCTGCAAGTGACATTTCAAAGGGTTCAGCGACATCCGTGACGGCCATGTCATCCTCCAGCAGCATCGTCAGAATGCTACGCCGGGTTGGGTCCGCAAGGGCGGCAAATACGGTATCAAGAGGATCGCTCATGCCGACACACCTAAACCGCAAGATGCGGGTCGACAATCCCAAGCCACTAGCCGCATACCACCGGCAACGACGGCAGAGCGCGAAAGAGGCATAGTCATGGCACTGAAATACTGGGCAGCGATCTTTGTACTGGGGATCGGCTGGGGCATGTCCTTCATGTTCAATGCCGTATTGCTGCGCGAGTTGGGGCCTCTGTCGGTGTCCATGGGGCGGGTTGGCTTCGGTGCGCTGGGGTGCTGGATCTACGTAGTAGCAGCCCGGAAGCAGGTGCCGGACCGACCACGGCGTTGGCTGGCGCTTTTTGGCTTTGGTGTATTGAGCTATGCGGCGCCCTTTGCCTTCTACGCGCTGGGACAACAGCATATTGCCAGTGGCGTGGCCGGAATCCTAAATGCGTTTACTCCTGCGCTTGCCGTTATGGTGGCGCATTTCTGGCCAGGTGGAGAGCGGGCGACCTTGCAGAAATCGTTCGGTGTGGTTTTTGGCTTTTTGGGGATCCTAGTCTTGTCGTGGCCGTTGCTACAGGGCGGGCGCCAGTCTGAGGTCTGGGCCGTGCTCGTTACGCTTTGCGCGCCACTGTGCTATGCATTTTCGGTCAATATCGCCCGCCAGTTCCGGGACATCGACCCAGTAGTGCTTGTCGCCGTTGCCTTGACCGGGGCCACTGCGGCCATCACGCCGCTGGCGATTTGGGCTGAAGGTTTGCCGGTGATCACCCGATTGGAGACCTGGGGCGCGTTGTTCATCATCGGCTTCATCCTGACGTCAGCAGCTTTCATCCTGTTCTATTGGGTTCTGCCTCGGGTTGGGCCGACCAATATCACCTTGCCAACGCTGATCGCCCCGGTTTCCGCTTTGGCGATGGGGGCCTGGGTCTTGCAGGAGCCGCTCAAACTGGAGCATCTGACAGGCATGGGCCTGATCCTGATCGGGCTGGTGCTGATTGATGGTCGTCTGCTGCGTAAAATACGACGTCGGTCGGCCCTTTGATAAAATCAACCTTTTGGTTGAATATGAGTTTTGACCACAAAATGGCCTCCTGCGTCGAAGGTGCTCAGGAGGTCATGCGATGGTATTCTATTTAAATATAATAATTACAATGTCTTATTCTCAATGTCGCAGTGCTTTCAGGGTTGTTGACTCTGAGGCTTGGACTCCTTAGCACCACATCAGAATTCACGTGAGGATGGCGACCGTGTCACAAGAGCCAGACAAGCAGCGCTTGGCGCAGCTAGAGGCCAAGTTGGCAGAGGCGCGTAAGGCCCAGGAGCCCAAGCCGCGCGTGGATGAACATTATTCGACAGCCAATCAGGCTTGGCGGATGGTGATTGAGTTGGTGGCCGGTCTGATGATCGGCTTTGGTATCGGATACGGGTTGGACCTTCTGCTTGGGACCATACCGATCTTTCTGGTGCTGTTCACGATGCTGGGTCTGGCGGCCGGGGTGAAGACAATGCTCCGCAGCGCGCAAGAGATCCAGGAAAAGAAACTGGCCGAAATGGCCGAACAAGATGCGCAAGACCGGGACTGATCCCCCGGTGACAGGAGAAACGGGACAATGGGCAAACTAATCTTTGGTGCAGCTTTTCTGCTGGTACTTGCGTCTGGGCTGTTCTTTGCCCCTGCTATTCCGGGCCTTCAGATTCACCCGACTGACCAGTTTCTGGTCAAACCGCTGGGTGGCGCAGCTGAGCTGAACTTCTACACCCCGACCAACGTGACCCTGTGGATGGGGTTGGCGATTGTGGCGATCTTCGCACTGATGGTATTGGGGTCTGCAAAACGTGCGATCGTCCCGTCGCGCATCCAGTCAGTTGCTGAGCTTGCCTACGGTTTCATCTACAAGATGGTCGAAGACGTCACCGGTAAAGACGGTCTGAAGTTCTTCCCCTACATCATGACCCTGTTCATGTTCATCTTGACGGCGAACATGCTGGGCCTGATCCCAGGCAGCTTCACCACCACCTCGCATTTCGCTGTGACGGCCGTGCTGGCAATGCTGGTGTTCGTGACCGTGACCGTGACTGGTTTCGTGCTGCACGGTACCAAGTTCCTGGGTCTGTTCTGGGTTGGCTCTGCGCCGCTGGCGCTTCGCCCGGTGCTCGCGATCATCGAACTGATTTCCTATTTTGTGCGTCCTGTCAGCCACTGCATTCGTCTTGCAGGTAACGTGATGGCGGGCCACGCGGTTCTGAAGGTTTTCGCAGGTTTTGCAGGCGCATTGGGCCTGTTCAGCTTCCTGCCGATTTTTGCCATCACCGCGGTCTATGCACTCGAAGTTCTCGTGGCCTTCATTCAGGCATACGTGTTCACCATTCTGACCTGCGTGTACCTGAAGGACGCGCTGCACCCGTCGCACTAAGACGCGGTCAGGTCCGAACAACAAGATCCTCAACTTCCAATCGTAAGGAGATACACAATGGAAGGCGAACTCGCACACATCGGCGCTGGCCTGGCTGGCATGGGTACTGGTATTGCTGCACTGGGTGTTGGCAACGTTGCTGCTAACTTCCTGGCAGGCGCTCTGCGCAACCCCTCCGCGGCTGCTTCCCAGACCGCAACCCTCTTCATCGGCATCGCATTTGCAGAAGCTCTGGGCATCTTCTCGTTCCTGGTCGCTCTGCTGCTGATGTTCGCCGTCTAAGACCCTTCGGAACCATTTTCCTTACGGCCGGGCGGTGTGGATGACCGCGCCGCCCGGTGTAACGGCAAGTTCCCTAGGAGGACGACATGGCAACTCAGACGCAGGACGCAGGTCACGGTGCCGCAGAGGCCGCCCACGGTTCGGGCGGCATGCCGCAGCTGGACTTTTCGACCTATGCGAACCAGATCTTCTGGCTCGTGGTCACGCTCGTCGTGATCTATTTCATCCTGTCGCGCATCGCGCTGCCCCGCATTGCGGCAGTGTTGGCCGAGCGTCAGGGAACCATTACCAACGACCTCGCCGCGGCTGAAGACCTGAAGGCCAAAGCCGTTGAGGCCGAAACCGCTTATAATCAGGCTCTGGCAGATGCCCGTGCAGAGGCTCAGCGCATTGCTGCTGAAACCCGTGCGGAAATTCAGGCAGATCTGGATGAGGCCATTGCCAAGGCAGACGCACAGATTGCGGCCAAGGCAGCGGAATCAGAAGCCGTCATCGCCGAGATCAAGGCCGGTGCCATCGCCAGTGTCGAAGCCGTCGCTGTTGATACCGCCGCTGAGATCGTCGCCACCTTCGGCGGTAAGGCAGACGAAAAAGCCGTCGCAGCTGCGGTTGCCGACCGGATGAAAGGATAAGAACATGCGCTCTGTACTGGCTCTTGCTCTGACCTTTGGTGCCGCAAGCCCCGCATTTGCGGCGTCCGGCCCATTCCTGTCGATGAGCAACACTGACTTTGTCGTGACGCTCGCATTCCTGCTGTTCGTCGGCATCCTGCTTTATGCGAAAGTACCGGGTCTGCTGGGTGGCCAGCTGGATGCCCGTGCGGAAGGCATCAAAAAGGACCTCGAAGAGGCCCGTGCCCTGCGTGAAGAAGCTCAGACCATTCTGGCATCTTACGAACGCAAGCAGCAGGAAGTTCAGGCGCAGGCCGATCGGATCGTTGCTTCGGCGCGTGAAGATGCTGCAAAAGCAGCTGACCAAGCCAAGGCCGATCTGGAAATCTCGATTGCGCGTCGCATGACCGTTGCCGAGGAACAGATCACAGCGGCGCAGGACACCGCTGTGAAAGAAGTACGCGATCAGGCGATCACCGTTGCAATTGCAGCGGCGGACGCGGTGATCTCGAAACAGATGACAGCGACCGAAGCCAACAAGCTGATTGACGCTGCTATCGCTGACGTGGACGCCAAGCTGCACTAAGTCGCTCTTGCATCGACGCGTTTAAAAAACCCGGCCCAAGTGGCCGGGTTTTTTGTGTCAAACGCGTTGTATGCGATGTCTACGCGGGTTCTTAGTTACCTAAATAGTGGAATGGGCGCGGGCAGAGCGATAGAAGGGGCGCAAGTCCCGGCCTGTTGGTGGGCTTTCGGTTACCAGAGGAGTCACAGATGCGCGCCCATCCCACGGCCATTGTCAGCCCCAAGGCCAAGATCCACCCGAGCGTAGAAATCGGCCCTTTCTCGATCATTCATGGCAATGTTGAGATTGGCGAGGGAACAAGCGTCGGCAGCAATTGTGAGCTGGGCGTCGCAACCCGTCTGGGGGATGGCTCTGCGCTGCGCATCGGGGAGAGGGCGACAATCCGATCCCATAGCGTTTTCTACGAAAGCTCAAGCTTCGGCGATGGTCTGGTGACCGGGCATCGGGTCACAGTGCGTGAACTCACGCAGGCTGGGCGCGGTTTCCAGATCGGCACATTGAGCGATATCCAGGGTCATTGCACTGTTGGCGACTTCGTGCGGTTGCACAGCAATGTACACATTGGGCAAAAGAGTGTCGTGGAAGACTACGTTTGGATTTTTCCCTATGTGGTGCTGACCAATGACCCGCATCCGCCAAGCGAGGTATTGCTGGGCGCGCGGATCAAATCATTTGCTGTGATTGCCACAATGACCACCGTTCTGCCGGGGGTCACTGTCGGGGAAGGGGCACTGGTCGGGGCATGCAGCGCCGTCACCAAAGACGTCGCAGATCATCGAATTGCGGTTGGTAATCCGGCTATTGACCGGGGAGATGCCAATCGAGTCCGCCTGAAAGATGGCACCGACCGGGCGGCCTACCCCTGGAAGTCTCATTTTCACCGAGGATATCCCGAGGCTGTTGTCGCCGAGTGGATGGCGTCATTGCCCAAATCGTGATGAGATCACAGTCCATCTAAGCTAGCGGATGGGTGCTCAGGTCTTGCCGGTTTCATGCTGCAGACGTTGCTTGGCCACTTCAGCATTGCGCAGGGCGCGCTGATGGTCGGTGAGGGCCTGCTTCACATAGTCCAGATGGGTTTCAACAGCGGCACGCGCTGCCGAAGGGTCGCGGGCCTGCAGCGCGGCGTTGATCGCGCTGTGCTGAGCCAGCAGGGCGTCGCGTGTGGTGTGCTGCTGAAACATGACGCGACGATTATAAAAAACACCTTCGCGCAACAGCTCAAACATTGAGCGCATCATATGCAGCATGACCACATTGTGGCTCGCATCCATGATTGCAGAATGGAACTGGGCATCCAGCGCTGCGGCCTCTTCTGACGTGGCAGGATCACCGGCCTGCTCCATCTTCTCGAAAATCGTCTGAATCACTTCGAGATCATAGTCGGATCCGTATTTGGCAGCGCGCTCGGCGGCTAGCCCTTCCATATCTCTGCGAAAGCTGAGGTAGTCGAAAACCGCCTCATCATGGCTTGCAAACAACTGCACCAAGGCCGGTGAAAACGCGGAGCCAAGCACATCGGCGACAAACACTCCTGCGCCAGCCCGCGAGACCAGCAGGCCGCGGTCCTGCAATTCGGCCAGCGCATCCCGCAAGGAGGGTCGTGAAACGCCCAGACGCTCCGCCAACTCCCGCTCGGCAGGGAGCCGTTCACCGGGGGTGAGGATTCCGCGCAGGATGAACTGCTCGATCTGGCGCACCACAGACGCAGAGAGTTTTTCGGGCTGTACTTTTTGAAAGGGCATGCTGTCAGTCTTTTGGATGCGCGATTGGTCAAAACATATGACCACGGGGCCAAGGCCATCGCAAGAGGATGTGCGCCCAATCAGCAGACAGCGCGCCTATTCCATGCTAGGTCGAAGGAACGAGCGAAGACCCAGTCTCATTCGGCGCAGGGATACAGATGCGTGATTTTATCAGGCGAGCGGTTCCATTCCGCTCTATTTTTATGTTCCTTCTTGCTGTTCCGCTTGCAGCCTGCGATACGGCAAGCCCGCATTTCCGTGGTCAAGCGGTGCAGCGGATCACGGTGGAGGGCAGCGTATTTGAGGTGCGCCTGCGCGGGTCGCTCGCGGAGGCGGTGCGTGTCAATTCGCAATATGCGCCGCGCCTTGGCCCAATCAGGAAACGCGCGCAGCGCGCTATGGAATTGGCAAGCGGTTGTCCGGTGCGCGATGTCTTGGGCGATCAGGCTGTCCTCGTCGGGCGGTTGAACTGCGGGAGCGGCGAAGCCGCGAAATAACGAGTTATCCACAATATATGGTGGCGATATGACGCTGACTCGGCGGATTTGGGGGGGCAGCCACATTGACAGTGGTGTAACAAACCCATGACACTTACATCCCAATGAATCACAGGATATCGGCTTGCGCTTCTCGAAACTCAGACTGAACGGCTTCAAGAGCTTTGTGGACCCAACGGATCTGCTGATCGCGGATGGCCTGACAGGGGTTGTTGGCCCAAATGGCTGTGGCAAGTCCAACCTTCTTGAGGCGCTGCGCTGGGTGATGGGCGAAAATCGCCCAAAGGCGATGCGTGGCGGCGGCATGGAGGACGTGATCTTCGCTGGCACCAGCTCCAGGCCAGCCCGTAATTTTGCCGAGGTCAGCCTGCAGATCGACAATAGTGAGCGGCTGGCCCCATCTGGTTTCAATGAGAGCGACAATCTTGAAATCCTGCGCCGTATCACCCGCGATGTCGGCAGCGCCTACAAAACCAACGGTAAGGACGTGCGCGCGCGCGATGTACAGATGCTGTTTGCCGATGCCTCAACTGGTGCGCATTCTCCAGCTTTGGTTCGGCAGGGGCAAATTGCCGAGTTGATTAATGCCAAGCCGAAAGCACGGCGGCGTATTCTGGAAGAGGCGGCAGGTATCTCTGGCCTGTACCAGCGGCGGCACGAGGCCGAGCTGAAGCTGAAGAACACCGAACAGAACCTGTTGCGCGTCGATGATGTGATTGAACAGCTCGCGGCACAACTCTCGCAGCTGGCCCGTCAGGCACGCCATGCACAGCGGTATCGCGATATCGGTGAACAGCTGCGCCGGGCCGAGGGCATGTTGCTCTACCGTCGATGGCGGGAGGCGGATGACGCGCGGCTGGAAGCTGAAGATATCCTTCGGACCCGCGAGACACAGGCGGCCAAAGCAGAGGCGTTGGCCCGTGTTGCCGATGGCAAGCGGCTGGAGGCTGAGAGTGCGCTGCCGCCCCTGCGCGAGGAAGAGGCAATTGCCGCCGCCGTCCTGCAACGACTGTTTGTCCAGCGCGACGCGTTGAGTGATCAGGAGGCGCAGGCGCGCCAGACCATCGAAACGCTGACCAACCGCGTGGCACAGTTGGGCCGCGACATTGAGCGCGAAAGCGGGCTGAACCGAGATGCCGGCGAAACGATTGAACGGCTGGACTGGGAACAGCGTGAGTTGGCGCGGGCTGCTATCGGTCACGATGATCGCATGGCTGAGGCCGCAGAGCGTTCGCGAGAAGCGGGATCGGTGCTTCAGGCCCGCGAGGAACATCTGACGAGCCTGACAGAAGATGTCGCGCGGCTTGCGGCACGTCATCAATCAGCGCAGCGTCAGGTCGAAGATTGCCGCCGTGCTTTGCTCCGTGCCGAGGAGGAAGGGGGGGCTTCCCGCGACGCGATGGTTGAGGCTGGCGATACGCTGGCCCAGGCAGAGGCAGCGTTTGAGGCGGCGATTGAGGCTGAAGAGGAAGCGCGCGCCGCGGCTGAACTCGCCGATGAGGCGCTCGCCGCGGCAGATGAAGCGCGCAACGATACCCAATCGCGTGAGGCCGAGGCCCGTGCGCGCCGCTCCGAAGCGGAGGGCGAATTGGGTGCACTGCGGGCGGAGGTGACAGCGCTTGCGAAGCTCGTGGAACGCGATACCGCCGAGGGTGGCCATGTTCTGGACGAGATGCGCGTCGCAGCGGGATATGAGAAGGCGCTTGGTGCTGCTCTTGCCGATGACCTGCGCGCCCCTCTGGCGGAGGTTGATGGCCCTAGCGGTTGGGTCACCTTGCCGCCATATGACGGCGATGCGCCGCTGCCAGCGGGTGCGGTACCGCTCTCCCTGCATGTCAGTAGCCCCGATGCGCTGCATCGTCGGATTTCTCAGGTTGGTCTCGTCGATGCTGATGCCGCGCGTGACCTGCATTCGCGGTTGATGCCTGGGCAGCGTCTGGTCACCCTTGAAGGGGATTTGTGGCGCTGGGATGGGTTCCGGGCCTGGGCTGAGGATGCGCCAAGCGCGGCTGCGTTGCGGCTGGAGCAAATGAACCGCCTTGAAGTGCTGAAACAGGACATGGAGCACGTGGGCGCGCGTGCAGATGGAGCTAAGGCTGCGCATGAAGTTCTTATGCGCAAGCTGGCAGAGGTTACCACCGCAGATCAGACCGCGCGTCAGGCGCGCCGGGTTGCTGATCAACGCGTTGCGGATGCGGCGCGCGCGCTGAGCCGGGCTGAAAGTCATCGCAATCTGTCCGAAGGCAAGCTGGAAACCCTCAGCATCGCGGTTGCCCGGCACGATGAGGATGCTGCCGCTGCGCAGGCACATCTGACGGAAGCGGAAGCCGCTGTCGAAGGATTGGAGGATCTCGCTGAGGCGCGTGCCAAGGTCGAGGATATAAAACAGGCGGTGGAAGCTGCACGGATCACGATGCTGACCCATCGGTCGACCCAGGATGAGCTGCGGCGTGAAGGAGAGGCCCGCACTGCGCGTGGGCAGCAGGTCACCAAGGATCTCTCGGGGTGGCGTCACCGGCTGGAGAGTGCGGACAGGCGGATCGCTGAGCTGACAGAGCGCCGTGCCGCGACCGAGGAAGAGCTGCAAGAGGCACATCAGGTCCCTGCCGAAATTGCGGAGACCCACGAGGAACTAAACCTTGCCATTGAAGAAGCTGAAGCGCGTAAGGCAGTTGCCTCCGATGCGCTGATTGGTGCTGAAACTGTTCTGCGCGACGCCGTTCAAAAC
The nucleotide sequence above comes from Phaeobacter inhibens DSM 16374. Encoded proteins:
- a CDS encoding DMT family transporter, producing MALKYWAAIFVLGIGWGMSFMFNAVLLRELGPLSVSMGRVGFGALGCWIYVVAARKQVPDRPRRWLALFGFGVLSYAAPFAFYALGQQHIASGVAGILNAFTPALAVMVAHFWPGGERATLQKSFGVVFGFLGILVLSWPLLQGGRQSEVWAVLVTLCAPLCYAFSVNIARQFRDIDPVVLVAVALTGATAAITPLAIWAEGLPVITRLETWGALFIIGFILTSAAFILFYWVLPRVGPTNITLPTLIAPVSALAMGAWVLQEPLKLEHLTGMGLILIGLVLIDGRLLRKIRRRSAL
- a CDS encoding F0F1 ATP synthase subunit C, with the translated sequence MEGELAHIGAGLAGMGTGIAALGVGNVAANFLAGALRNPSAAASQTATLFIGIAFAEALGIFSFLVALLLMFAV
- a CDS encoding acyltransferase yields the protein MRAHPTAIVSPKAKIHPSVEIGPFSIIHGNVEIGEGTSVGSNCELGVATRLGDGSALRIGERATIRSHSVFYESSSFGDGLVTGHRVTVRELTQAGRGFQIGTLSDIQGHCTVGDFVRLHSNVHIGQKSVVEDYVWIFPYVVLTNDPHPPSEVLLGARIKSFAVIATMTTVLPGVTVGEGALVGACSAVTKDVADHRIAVGNPAIDRGDANRVRLKDGTDRAAYPWKSHFHRGYPEAVVAEWMASLPKS
- a CDS encoding F0F1 ATP synthase subunit B', with the translated sequence MATQTQDAGHGAAEAAHGSGGMPQLDFSTYANQIFWLVVTLVVIYFILSRIALPRIAAVLAERQGTITNDLAAAEDLKAKAVEAETAYNQALADARAEAQRIAAETRAEIQADLDEAIAKADAQIAAKAAESEAVIAEIKAGAIASVEAVAVDTAAEIVATFGGKADEKAVAAAVADRMKG
- a CDS encoding AtpZ/AtpI family protein, which produces MATVSQEPDKQRLAQLEAKLAEARKAQEPKPRVDEHYSTANQAWRMVIELVAGLMIGFGIGYGLDLLLGTIPIFLVLFTMLGLAAGVKTMLRSAQEIQEKKLAEMAEQDAQDRD
- a CDS encoding chromosome segregation SMC family protein; translated protein: MRFSKLRLNGFKSFVDPTDLLIADGLTGVVGPNGCGKSNLLEALRWVMGENRPKAMRGGGMEDVIFAGTSSRPARNFAEVSLQIDNSERLAPSGFNESDNLEILRRITRDVGSAYKTNGKDVRARDVQMLFADASTGAHSPALVRQGQIAELINAKPKARRRILEEAAGISGLYQRRHEAELKLKNTEQNLLRVDDVIEQLAAQLSQLARQARHAQRYRDIGEQLRRAEGMLLYRRWREADDARLEAEDILRTRETQAAKAEALARVADGKRLEAESALPPLREEEAIAAAVLQRLFVQRDALSDQEAQARQTIETLTNRVAQLGRDIERESGLNRDAGETIERLDWEQRELARAAIGHDDRMAEAAERSREAGSVLQAREEHLTSLTEDVARLAARHQSAQRQVEDCRRALLRAEEEGGASRDAMVEAGDTLAQAEAAFEAAIEAEEEARAAAELADEALAAADEARNDTQSREAEARARRSEAEGELGALRAEVTALAKLVERDTAEGGHVLDEMRVAAGYEKALGAALADDLRAPLAEVDGPSGWVTLPPYDGDAPLPAGAVPLSLHVSSPDALHRRISQVGLVDADAARDLHSRLMPGQRLVTLEGDLWRWDGFRAWAEDAPSAAALRLEQMNRLEVLKQDMEHVGARADGAKAAHEVLMRKLAEVTTADQTARQARRVADQRVADAARALSRAESHRNLSEGKLETLSIAVARHDEDAAAAQAHLTEAEAAVEGLEDLAEARAKVEDIKQAVEAARITMLTHRSTQDELRREGEARTARGQQVTKDLSGWRHRLESADRRIAELTERRAATEEELQEAHQVPAEIAETHEELNLAIEEAEARKAVASDALIGAETVLRDAVQNERECARLASEAREARARSEARCDAAREAVGHAEARIREEQQTVPDALLASLDATPEDMPNAEELEAEVNRHKRQRDALGAVNLRAEEDARTVQDEHDQLVREKADLEEAVKTLRSGIASLNREGRERLLTAFEEVNASFTMLFTHLFGGGEANLVMVESDDPLDAGLEIMCQPPGKKLSTLSLLSGGEQTLTAMALIFAVFLSNPAPICVLDEVDAPLDDANVTRFCDLLDEMCRQTDTRFLIITHHAVTMARMDRLFGVTMQEKGVSQLVSVDLKKAEALVA
- a CDS encoding F0F1 ATP synthase subunit B; translated protein: MRSVLALALTFGAASPAFAASGPFLSMSNTDFVVTLAFLLFVGILLYAKVPGLLGGQLDARAEGIKKDLEEARALREEAQTILASYERKQQEVQAQADRIVASAREDAAKAADQAKADLEISIARRMTVAEEQITAAQDTAVKEVRDQAITVAIAAADAVISKQMTATEANKLIDAAIADVDAKLH
- a CDS encoding LysR family transcriptional regulator, with amino-acid sequence MDNWDEVRTAYQVARMGTVSGAAEVLGVHHATVIRHVDAIESRLGVKLFQRHARGYTPTEAGQDLLRVAQATDDQFGQLVGRLKGHGDAVSGELVVTSLSSMSTLLVPALTEFQRRHPELVIRFLTGSRLFRLEYGEAHVAIRAGSPPEQPDNVVQPFMRQQHGLYASASYLERFGPLKGLDDMANHRFICNDDIDSRAPYSRWLRAHAPESALSFRCVNAVSMQEALLAGAGIGFLTRWEAARHPGLTQIMEPLPEWAGELWLVTHVDLHRTTKVQSFLSFLKAEAKAWTA
- a CDS encoding ArsR/SmtB family transcription factor, whose product is MSDPLDTVFAALADPTRRSILTMLLEDDMAVTDVAEPFEMSLAAISKHLMILTRAGLIAQEKRGRVKWCKLQPDAMRSASVWMQGFGQFEPVNLDAFERFLEIELDSPTTDPSSE
- a CDS encoding F0F1 ATP synthase subunit A — translated: MGKLIFGAAFLLVLASGLFFAPAIPGLQIHPTDQFLVKPLGGAAELNFYTPTNVTLWMGLAIVAIFALMVLGSAKRAIVPSRIQSVAELAYGFIYKMVEDVTGKDGLKFFPYIMTLFMFILTANMLGLIPGSFTTTSHFAVTAVLAMLVFVTVTVTGFVLHGTKFLGLFWVGSAPLALRPVLAIIELISYFVRPVSHCIRLAGNVMAGHAVLKVFAGFAGALGLFSFLPIFAITAVYALEVLVAFIQAYVFTILTCVYLKDALHPSH
- a CDS encoding FadR/GntR family transcriptional regulator, translated to MPFQKVQPEKLSASVVRQIEQFILRGILTPGERLPAERELAERLGVSRPSLRDALAELQDRGLLVSRAGAGVFVADVLGSAFSPALVQLFASHDEAVFDYLSFRRDMEGLAAERAAKYGSDYDLEVIQTIFEKMEQAGDPATSEEAAALDAQFHSAIMDASHNVVMLHMMRSMFELLREGVFYNRRVMFQQHTTRDALLAQHSAINAALQARDPSAARAAVETHLDYVKQALTDHQRALRNAEVAKQRLQHETGKT
- a CDS encoding DMT family transporter; translated protein: MTPSYRGHLAMLVFSALVAGSFSLGAMVANDITPMALNAIRFVIAAVVIGIAAQFTHGLRRKDFEAPWRFLLLGGLFAIYFVLMFYGLQTAAPVSAAAVFTLTPVLSGVFGWILLRQVTTWRMALALAIGAMGAIWVIFRGDPTAIWAFEIGRGEMIYFWGCVAHAAYTPMVRLLNRGEPAVVFTFGMLVAGAMILLVVGWGDIRATHWTELSPLVWVVLFYVALIASAATFVLLQYATLHLPSAKVMAYTYLTPSWVILWEIALGRPAPSGIVALGVVCTIWALWLLLREGRSIVPETQSG